A single region of the Ancylobacter novellus DSM 506 genome encodes:
- a CDS encoding tripartite tricarboxylate transporter permease, translating into MDTLSALFHGFSVALTSYNLMWSGIGVTLGTAIGVLPGIGPALTVALLLPVTYNLDPTSAFIMFAGIFYGAMYGGSTTSILLNTPGESASIVTALDGHAMARKGRGAQALATAAIGSFVAGTIATVALTFVAPLMVRIALSFGPAEYFALMVLALTTVTAVLGDSLPRGLASLFFGLALGLVGIDLQTGQARFALGVPELLDGIDVVVVAVGLFAVGETLYNAARHRYEPEEMYDLKGSKWMSKEDWARSWKPWLRGTLIGFPIGALPAGGSEIPTFLSYLTEKRLSKHPEEFGHGAIEAVAGPEAANNASAAGVLAPLLSLGLPTSATAAIMLAAFQQYGLQPGPLLFENNSSLVWGLIASLYIGNVLLLVLNLPMAGVWVKLLAIPRPWLYAGILIFATMGAYTLNNNLVDLVILWVIGLIGFGMRVLDIPVAPCIVGLILGPMAEQQFRRALAISQGDLSVFVTHPISLGLLLTGLLLVVVPVLLRRRRAKQITA; encoded by the coding sequence ATGGATACGCTCAGCGCCCTGTTCCACGGCTTCTCCGTGGCGCTCACGTCTTACAATCTGATGTGGTCGGGGATCGGGGTGACGCTCGGAACTGCGATCGGCGTCCTGCCCGGCATCGGTCCGGCGCTTACCGTCGCCCTGTTGCTGCCCGTCACCTACAATCTCGATCCCACCAGCGCCTTCATCATGTTCGCCGGCATCTTCTATGGCGCCATGTATGGCGGATCGACCACCTCGATCCTGCTGAACACTCCCGGCGAAAGCGCCTCCATCGTCACCGCGCTCGACGGGCACGCGATGGCTCGCAAGGGACGCGGCGCGCAGGCGCTAGCGACCGCGGCGATCGGCTCCTTCGTCGCCGGCACCATCGCGACGGTTGCGCTGACTTTCGTCGCACCGCTGATGGTGCGCATCGCACTCTCTTTCGGACCAGCGGAATACTTCGCCCTCATGGTGCTGGCATTGACGACCGTCACCGCCGTGCTGGGCGACTCCCTGCCGCGTGGGCTCGCCAGCCTGTTCTTCGGCCTCGCGCTCGGCCTCGTAGGCATCGACCTGCAAACCGGGCAGGCGCGCTTCGCGCTCGGCGTACCCGAACTGCTCGACGGCATTGACGTGGTCGTGGTGGCGGTCGGCCTCTTCGCCGTCGGCGAGACGCTCTACAATGCCGCGCGGCATCGTTACGAGCCTGAGGAGATGTACGATCTCAAGGGTTCCAAATGGATGAGCAAGGAGGACTGGGCACGCTCATGGAAGCCATGGCTGCGCGGCACGCTGATCGGCTTTCCCATCGGGGCGCTACCTGCGGGCGGCAGCGAAATCCCGACCTTCCTGTCCTATCTGACAGAAAAGCGGCTCTCCAAGCACCCCGAGGAGTTCGGCCATGGCGCGATCGAGGCCGTCGCCGGACCCGAGGCGGCCAATAATGCGTCGGCCGCCGGCGTGCTGGCGCCGCTGCTGTCGCTCGGCCTGCCGACCTCGGCCACCGCAGCCATCATGCTCGCCGCGTTCCAGCAATATGGCCTTCAGCCCGGCCCCCTGCTGTTCGAAAACAATTCGAGCCTCGTCTGGGGCCTGATCGCCAGCCTCTATATCGGCAACGTTCTGCTGCTGGTGCTGAACCTGCCCATGGCCGGCGTATGGGTGAAGCTGCTCGCGATCCCGCGCCCCTGGCTCTATGCCGGCATCCTGATCTTCGCGACCATGGGTGCCTACACGCTCAATAACAATCTGGTCGACCTCGTGATCCTCTGGGTCATCGGGCTGATCGGCTTCGGCATGCGCGTGCTCGACATCCCCGTCGCGCCCTGCATTGTCGGCCTGATCCTCGGCCCGATGGCGGAGCAGCAGTTCCGCCGTGCGCTGGCGATCAGCCAGGGCGACCTCTCGGTCTTCGTCACCCACCCGATCTCGCTTGGGCTGCTGCTGACCGGCCTTCTCCTCGTCGTCGTGCCGGTGCTGCTGCGTCGGCGACGGGCGAAACAGATCACGGCTTGA
- a CDS encoding GntR family transcriptional regulator, producing MQITPLTQQLAAQIAEHIRAERLEEGAHLTERGLGELFKVSRSPVRAALKLLERSGIVRPGERGGFVIARPDAENFHKIDHVPNYDDDQIYLDIADDRVSGRLPDRVTENELLRRYKLTRARLAHILRRMANEGWIERLPGHGWEFLPVLTSLQAYEDSYRFRLLIEPAAILEPRFLLNRPVLEHCRDQQQWLVDGAIYEVSDARLFELNSGLHEAIVECSRNSFFIDALKRIDRLRRLIDYRQMLDRDSARGRCQEHLVLVDMLLAGKRVEAAEFMKQHLEELSTLKVRARNTQPDSEKHMALRGRSISS from the coding sequence ATGCAGATCACACCCCTGACCCAACAACTGGCGGCCCAGATCGCCGAGCACATTCGCGCCGAGCGTCTGGAAGAGGGAGCGCACCTCACCGAGCGCGGGCTGGGCGAACTGTTCAAGGTCTCGCGCTCGCCAGTGCGGGCCGCGCTCAAGCTGCTGGAGAGGTCTGGGATCGTGCGACCGGGCGAGCGCGGTGGTTTCGTAATCGCCCGGCCGGACGCGGAGAACTTCCACAAGATCGATCACGTCCCGAACTATGACGATGACCAGATCTATCTCGATATCGCGGATGATCGCGTATCTGGTCGGCTACCTGATCGCGTCACCGAAAACGAGCTGTTGCGGCGCTATAAGCTCACGCGGGCGCGGCTGGCTCACATTCTTCGGCGCATGGCGAACGAAGGATGGATCGAGCGTCTGCCCGGCCATGGCTGGGAATTTCTGCCGGTGCTGACGTCACTTCAGGCCTATGAGGACAGCTACCGGTTCCGGCTATTGATCGAGCCAGCGGCCATCCTGGAACCGCGCTTCCTTCTCAACCGCCCGGTGCTGGAGCATTGCCGCGACCAGCAGCAGTGGCTGGTCGACGGCGCGATCTATGAAGTGTCGGATGCGCGGCTTTTCGAGCTCAACAGCGGGCTGCACGAGGCCATCGTCGAGTGCAGCCGCAACAGTTTCTTCATCGACGCGCTCAAGCGGATCGACCGACTCCGTCGCCTCATCGATTATCGGCAGATGCTCGATCGTGACAGCGCCCGCGGTCGATGTCAGGAGCATCTCGTCCTGGTCGATATGTTGCTCGCCGGCAAGCGCGTCGAGGCGGCGGAGTTCATGAAACAGCATCTCGAAGAGCTTAGCACGCTGAAGGTGCGTGCCCGCAATACGCAACCTGATTCGGAAAAGCACATGGCGCTTCGAGGCCGGTCGATCTCGTCCTAG
- a CDS encoding ABC transporter ATP-binding protein produces MANVTIKEVKKAYGSTQVIHGVNVDIEDGEFVVLVGPSGCGKSTLLRMIAGLEDISGGEIRIGSRVINDVAPKDRDIAMVFQNYALYPHMTVAENMAFSLKLRKAPKDEIKQRVERAAQILSLSHLLDRYPRQLSGGQRQRVAMGRAIVRDPQVFLFDEPLSNLDAKLRVQMRAEIKALHQRLKTTTVYVTHDQIEAMTMADKIVVMRDGIVEQVGAPLDLYDRPANQFVASFIGSPSMNFIKGKVGLQGGPRVEIAHGIHFPLPEARGVQDGQNVSFGIRPEHMRLDTSGISARVVVTEPTGSEILVVASLLDERGVAGQDITCLFRERLAFTPGETIRVSPYPGQSHLFHDGSGQRM; encoded by the coding sequence GTGGCAAACGTCACGATCAAGGAAGTTAAAAAGGCATATGGATCTACTCAGGTAATCCATGGCGTCAACGTTGATATTGAAGACGGAGAGTTTGTCGTTCTCGTCGGTCCGTCCGGTTGCGGTAAATCAACCTTGCTGCGGATGATCGCTGGCCTGGAAGATATATCGGGTGGCGAGATCCGAATTGGCAGCCGCGTCATCAATGACGTGGCGCCCAAGGATCGTGACATCGCCATGGTGTTCCAGAATTACGCGCTGTATCCGCATATGACCGTCGCGGAGAACATGGCCTTCTCCCTCAAGCTGCGGAAAGCGCCAAAAGATGAGATCAAACAGCGTGTTGAGCGTGCTGCGCAGATCCTAAGTCTGTCCCATCTGCTTGACCGCTATCCGCGTCAGCTTTCCGGTGGACAGCGCCAGCGTGTGGCGATGGGGCGTGCAATCGTACGCGACCCGCAGGTGTTCCTTTTTGATGAGCCTCTTTCGAACCTCGACGCTAAGCTGCGCGTTCAGATGCGGGCCGAAATCAAGGCACTGCACCAAAGGCTCAAGACAACGACGGTCTATGTCACGCACGACCAGATCGAGGCGATGACAATGGCTGATAAGATCGTGGTCATGCGCGATGGGATTGTCGAGCAAGTTGGAGCGCCGCTTGATCTATACGACCGTCCTGCAAACCAGTTTGTGGCCAGCTTTATCGGGTCACCGTCGATGAACTTCATCAAGGGCAAGGTCGGATTGCAGGGCGGCCCCCGTGTCGAAATCGCTCACGGTATCCACTTTCCCTTACCAGAGGCTCGTGGTGTTCAGGACGGGCAGAATGTCAGCTTTGGCATTCGGCCCGAGCATATGCGGCTTGATACATCCGGCATCTCTGCGCGTGTCGTCGTAACCGAGCCGACAGGTTCGGAGATACTCGTTGTCGCGAGCCTGCTCGATGAGCGGGGCGTGGCGGGACAAGACATCACCTGTTTGTTCCGTGAGCGGCTCGCTTTCACTCCCGGTGAAACCATTCGCGTTAGCCCATACCCGGGACAGTCCCATCTCTTTCACGATGGCTCTGGGCAGCGGATGTGA
- a CDS encoding isocitrate/isopropylmalate dehydrogenase family protein: protein MQLLVLPGDGIGPEITAATLRALNVLNDRCAVDVRWSEADIGLKSLREQGTTLPGAIIDGVQTADGVLLGPVSHYEYPSRQEGSINPSGELRTRFELFANIRPCRSLSDLSILRRPMDLIIVRENTEGFYSDRSMAAGTGELMPDENMALSVRKITARASGQVARAAFELARGRRKKVTAVHKANVLKLSDGLFLREVRKVAADYPDVALEELIVDATAAHLIRTPDSFDVIVTTNMFGDILSDEASELCGSLGLAGSISIGDGVCVAQAQHGSAPDIASRGIANPTSLMLSAAMLLDWRGRRDGSKPLIDAAAALDQAVSKVLVDPATRTPDLGGTLSTEAFTDAVRAAITRSSAAGRAA, encoded by the coding sequence GTGCAGCTGCTCGTTTTGCCGGGTGATGGAATCGGGCCTGAGATCACCGCCGCGACGCTTCGCGCGCTCAATGTGTTGAACGATCGTTGCGCCGTCGATGTCCGCTGGAGCGAGGCCGACATCGGACTGAAGTCGCTGCGCGAGCAAGGCACGACCTTGCCGGGCGCCATTATCGATGGTGTCCAGACCGCCGATGGTGTGCTGCTCGGTCCCGTGTCACACTACGAGTACCCGTCACGGCAGGAAGGCAGCATCAACCCTTCCGGCGAACTGCGCACCCGCTTCGAGCTGTTCGCGAATATCCGCCCCTGCCGCTCCCTCAGCGATCTCAGCATTCTTCGCCGGCCGATGGATCTCATCATCGTGCGCGAGAATACGGAAGGGTTCTACTCCGACCGCAGCATGGCGGCCGGCACCGGCGAGCTCATGCCGGACGAGAACATGGCGCTCTCGGTGCGCAAGATTACTGCGCGCGCTTCCGGGCAGGTAGCCCGCGCCGCGTTCGAACTCGCCCGTGGGCGACGGAAGAAGGTCACGGCGGTTCACAAGGCGAACGTACTGAAGCTTTCCGACGGCCTGTTCCTGCGCGAGGTGCGCAAAGTCGCGGCCGACTATCCGGACGTTGCGCTCGAAGAGCTGATCGTCGACGCCACCGCCGCGCATCTGATACGCACGCCGGACAGCTTCGACGTCATCGTCACCACCAACATGTTCGGCGACATCCTCTCGGATGAAGCGTCCGAGCTCTGCGGCAGCCTCGGCCTCGCCGGGTCCATCAGCATCGGCGACGGCGTCTGCGTGGCGCAGGCACAGCACGGCTCGGCACCGGATATCGCCAGCCGGGGCATCGCCAATCCGACGTCGCTCATGCTCTCCGCAGCCATGCTGCTGGATTGGCGTGGACGCCGTGATGGCAGCAAGCCGCTGATCGACGCTGCGGCGGCACTCGACCAGGCGGTCAGCAAAGTCCTTGTCGATCCCGCGACCCGTACCCCCGATCTCGGCGGCACGCTCTCCACGGAAGCCTTCACCGACGCAGTGCGCGCGGCCATTACACGCTCGTCAGCCGCTGGTCGGGCCGCCTGA
- a CDS encoding cupin domain-containing protein, which produces MTDTRPTGAVLRPSEIKPRERGGGARTVPLVTRRIGSTSLINGITAFEGGASIPTHTHNCEESVMVLEGHAIATLDGVEHHLGPQETTWIAANVPHNFRNASATEPMKIFWTYASVDATRTIVATGDTRTIDAEHDAK; this is translated from the coding sequence ATGACAGATACTCGTCCGACCGGCGCGGTGCTGCGTCCCTCCGAGATCAAGCCCCGCGAGCGCGGTGGCGGCGCACGCACCGTGCCGCTCGTGACACGCCGCATCGGCTCGACCAGCCTGATCAACGGCATCACCGCTTTCGAAGGTGGCGCGTCAATCCCGACCCACACCCACAACTGCGAAGAGAGCGTGATGGTACTGGAAGGCCATGCCATCGCAACGCTCGACGGCGTCGAGCACCATCTCGGTCCGCAGGAGACAACCTGGATCGCGGCCAACGTGCCGCACAATTTCCGCAACGCCTCGGCAACCGAGCCGATGAAAATCTTCTGGACCTACGCTTCCGTGGACGCGACCCGCACCATCGTCGCGACCGGCGATACCCGCACCATCGACGCGGAACACGACGCCAAATAG
- a CDS encoding LysR family transcriptional regulator translates to MRYDLNLLPIFIALMEERSVTRAAERVGMTQPALSNALGRLRTLLQDQLFVRERYGIQPTPIALELAPFIADALSRLDDAVIGQQDFDPAKAERLLTIAPNGYVEFVLVPAIASRLQQAAPGIQLSLTPYGNDLVDTGVVSGTTALALGRIVDPPDNLVVQHLMDEGLACVVRADHPDIGETITRDQFERLKHINVVSPGRMRAGLFQVLAQQQVTREVAISVTNFFAVAEMVAVTDHIGTLPKLICHRLALDPRLKVLPAPIDLGTFPVEMAWHVRYRHDPAHRWLRSLISDVAAKLTVAASG, encoded by the coding sequence ATGCGCTACGATCTGAACCTTCTGCCAATCTTCATCGCCCTTATGGAGGAGCGTAGCGTCACGCGTGCGGCAGAGCGGGTCGGCATGACGCAGCCGGCGCTCTCCAATGCACTCGGGCGGCTGCGCACCCTGCTGCAGGACCAGCTGTTCGTCCGTGAGCGCTACGGTATACAACCGACGCCGATCGCCCTGGAGCTTGCCCCGTTCATCGCGGACGCCTTGTCGCGGCTCGATGATGCGGTCATTGGCCAGCAGGACTTCGATCCGGCCAAGGCCGAGCGTCTGTTGACGATCGCGCCGAACGGTTATGTGGAGTTCGTGCTGGTCCCCGCCATAGCGTCAAGGCTCCAGCAAGCCGCGCCCGGCATCCAGCTCAGCCTTACTCCCTACGGCAACGATCTGGTGGATACCGGCGTCGTCTCGGGTACCACGGCACTGGCGCTCGGGCGCATCGTCGATCCGCCGGACAATCTGGTTGTGCAGCACCTGATGGACGAGGGCCTCGCCTGCGTGGTTCGGGCGGATCACCCCGACATCGGCGAGACCATCACTCGCGATCAGTTCGAGCGGCTCAAGCACATCAATGTCGTTTCACCCGGCCGCATGCGCGCCGGGCTATTTCAGGTTCTGGCGCAACAACAGGTCACGCGCGAGGTCGCAATCTCGGTCACCAATTTCTTCGCGGTCGCCGAGATGGTCGCCGTGACGGACCATATCGGAACGCTGCCCAAGCTGATCTGCCACAGGCTCGCCCTTGATCCTCGGCTGAAGGTGTTGCCGGCCCCGATCGACCTCGGAACCTTTCCGGTTGAGATGGCCTGGCATGTGCGCTACCGCCATGATCCGGCCCACCGCTGGCTAAGGTCGTTGATTAGCGATGTAGCGGCGAAGCTCACGGTCGCGGCGTCGGGTTAA
- a CDS encoding tripartite tricarboxylate transporter TctB family protein: MTTDKSLRLGEVAFGLAVLALGVFIAFETWTMPVVGAATTVGPRLFPGLIATGLIFVGLWLQLEAVTTGPVDAEGIEIDWPAFSLVASGLLLQIVLLETLGWIVAGTLLFVMTARAFGSRRYLANILIGVALTTLTLLVFDLGLDLELPVGSLFEPLFDGLQK; encoded by the coding sequence ATGACGACGGATAAGAGCCTGCGCCTTGGTGAAGTCGCCTTCGGCCTGGCGGTACTGGCGCTCGGCGTCTTCATCGCCTTTGAAACCTGGACGATGCCTGTGGTGGGGGCCGCGACGACGGTTGGCCCCCGCCTGTTCCCCGGCCTGATCGCCACGGGACTGATCTTTGTCGGCCTTTGGCTGCAGCTTGAGGCCGTCACCACCGGGCCGGTCGACGCCGAAGGCATCGAGATCGACTGGCCCGCCTTCTCGCTGGTAGCGAGCGGCCTGCTGCTGCAGATCGTGCTGCTGGAAACGCTCGGCTGGATCGTTGCGGGCACACTGCTGTTCGTCATGACGGCGCGCGCCTTCGGCAGCCGTCGCTATCTCGCGAATATCCTGATCGGAGTGGCGCTGACGACGCTCACCCTTCTGGTGTTCGACCTGGGTCTGGATCTTGAGCTTCCCGTCGGTTCGCTTTTCGAGCCGCTGTTCGACGGCCTTCAGAAGTAG
- a CDS encoding Ldh family oxidoreductase: MPNSHTIKVAELLDFSTAIYMAAGLNRADAELCADTLVQADLWGHQSHGVMRLPWYVARLKSGVVKVDARPELVVDAGAVAVVDGRDAMGQVVTAFGMKDAIRRAKLHGVGAVALRNSNHFGTAMYFTLEAARAGCVGFLSTNASPAMAPWGGRVKTVGTNPWSWAAPAGQHAPMVLDIANTGVARGKIYLARQKKLAIPQGWAINAAGEPTTDPEEALGGVTLPMAEHKGYAIAVMMDMLSGVLSGSAFGIGVTGPYQAKKRGGTGHFIIALNIAAFQSLDAFGKRMEQLIAELKAVPLAKGYDEIVYPGELEARNDLCDRRDGLRLPDDTMRDLTKLADAFGCASQLPTKNVSS, translated from the coding sequence ATGCCCAATTCCCACACCATCAAGGTCGCCGAGCTGCTCGACTTCTCGACGGCGATCTACATGGCGGCCGGCCTGAACCGGGCAGACGCCGAACTCTGCGCGGATACACTGGTGCAGGCCGATCTCTGGGGGCACCAGTCCCACGGCGTGATGCGGCTGCCCTGGTATGTGGCGCGGCTGAAATCGGGCGTGGTGAAGGTCGATGCCCGGCCGGAGCTTGTTGTCGATGCCGGCGCGGTCGCCGTCGTCGATGGTCGGGACGCCATGGGTCAGGTCGTCACGGCTTTCGGCATGAAAGACGCGATCCGGCGCGCCAAACTTCACGGTGTCGGTGCCGTTGCCCTGCGCAATTCCAATCATTTCGGCACGGCGATGTACTTCACGCTGGAGGCGGCACGAGCCGGCTGTGTTGGCTTCCTGTCGACCAATGCCAGTCCGGCCATGGCGCCCTGGGGCGGGCGAGTGAAGACGGTAGGCACCAATCCATGGTCCTGGGCCGCCCCTGCCGGCCAGCACGCCCCGATGGTGCTCGACATCGCCAATACGGGGGTTGCGCGCGGCAAGATCTACCTCGCCCGACAGAAGAAGCTGGCGATCCCGCAAGGGTGGGCCATCAACGCGGCGGGCGAGCCGACGACCGATCCCGAGGAGGCGCTCGGCGGCGTGACCCTGCCGATGGCCGAACATAAGGGCTATGCGATCGCCGTGATGATGGACATGCTCTCTGGCGTGCTCAGCGGCAGTGCGTTCGGCATCGGCGTCACCGGCCCGTATCAGGCGAAAAAGCGCGGCGGCACCGGCCATTTCATCATCGCACTCAACATCGCGGCGTTCCAGTCGCTGGATGCCTTCGGCAAGCGCATGGAACAGTTGATCGCCGAACTGAAAGCCGTGCCGCTGGCAAAGGGATATGACGAGATCGTCTATCCGGGCGAACTTGAAGCCCGCAATGACCTGTGCGACCGCCGCGATGGCCTGCGCCTGCCGGACGACACAATGCGCGACCTTACAAAGCTCGCCGATGCGTTCGGCTGCGCATCGCAACTCCCGACGAAAAATGTCAGCTCTTAG
- a CDS encoding putative quinol monooxygenase yields the protein MSNRVKVIAILVARPNKSEELRSLIDGMVALSRKEPGNLRYDLWRDPTDPDRFVLDELYADTDAVAAHRATPHFQNYAPPIQ from the coding sequence ATGTCCAATCGCGTGAAGGTCATAGCCATTCTGGTCGCGAGGCCGAACAAGAGCGAAGAACTCCGAAGCCTGATCGACGGCATGGTCGCCTTGAGCCGCAAGGAGCCGGGCAATCTGCGCTACGACCTCTGGCGGGACCCGACCGATCCCGATCGGTTCGTTCTCGATGAGCTCTATGCCGATACCGACGCAGTCGCCGCGCATCGCGCGACGCCGCATTTTCAGAACTACGCTCCGCCTATCCAGTGA
- a CDS encoding type 1 glutamine amidotransferase domain-containing protein: MTKGTVLVIGSNATRIELQGGGSAAIGQYLNETVVPAMALIDAGYEVVLATPNGSKPHIDEASDSAQHFGGDEDAYARARSFYADHPSMNEVRTLRSVIDDGLDGYAGLFVPGGHAPVVDLMQDDALEIILRHFHEAAKPTALLCHGPVAIVAALPAAREFRAALVAGDEAKAVDLAKGWAYAGYRMTVFSASEETAAENNLLGGKLYFDMPKALRLAGGQVTTNPVDFAPNVVVDRELITGQNPGSDHLLATSLVEALDLDREAA, encoded by the coding sequence ATGACCAAGGGTACGGTGCTCGTGATCGGCTCCAACGCGACGCGGATCGAGCTGCAGGGCGGCGGCTCCGCCGCGATCGGCCAATATCTCAATGAAACCGTGGTGCCCGCGATGGCCCTGATCGACGCCGGCTACGAGGTCGTGCTCGCCACGCCGAACGGAAGCAAGCCGCATATCGACGAAGCGTCGGACTCCGCGCAGCATTTCGGCGGGGACGAGGACGCCTATGCGCGCGCCAGGAGCTTCTATGCCGACCATCCCTCGATGAACGAGGTGCGCACGCTGCGCTCCGTGATCGATGATGGGCTCGATGGTTATGCCGGCCTGTTCGTGCCCGGCGGCCACGCTCCGGTCGTCGACCTGATGCAGGATGACGCGCTGGAAATCATCCTTCGCCACTTCCATGAGGCAGCGAAGCCGACCGCGTTGCTCTGCCATGGCCCGGTCGCTATCGTCGCGGCGCTGCCCGCCGCCCGCGAATTCCGTGCGGCACTCGTCGCCGGCGACGAGGCGAAGGCCGTGGACCTGGCAAAGGGGTGGGCATACGCCGGCTACCGGATGACGGTTTTTTCGGCCAGCGAAGAGACAGCGGCGGAGAACAACCTTCTCGGCGGCAAGCTGTACTTCGACATGCCCAAGGCCCTGCGGCTCGCCGGTGGGCAGGTGACGACCAACCCGGTCGATTTCGCACCCAATGTGGTGGTCGATCGCGAACTGATCACCGGTCAGAACCCAGGCTCGGATCACCTGCTCGCGACGAGCCTGGTCGAGGCGCTTGATCTCGACCGCGAAGCCGCCTGA
- a CDS encoding glutathione S-transferase family protein, producing MSIKVYGDPGSGSLRRVTSAAAAMGVAIERVNIDLFKGESHTPEFLELNPHGLSPVMVDGDFVLYESSAINLYLAERAGSDLAGATTRERYEILQWMFWSGEQWRIFATLTFDEVLGKRFMGLPQDEAIVQLAFAKIRAAAAVLDAHLADRQFIVGDRLTLADFDIAGPFSQNERTKIPLNEFPNLVAWQQRLLKTAPSWAATKQEVDARIDGALDAAGIAL from the coding sequence ATGTCGATCAAGGTCTACGGTGACCCCGGTTCGGGAAGCCTGCGTCGCGTCACGTCAGCGGCCGCCGCCATGGGCGTAGCGATCGAACGCGTGAACATCGACCTCTTCAAGGGCGAGAGCCACACGCCAGAGTTCCTGGAGCTGAACCCGCACGGGCTGTCGCCCGTGATGGTGGACGGCGACTTCGTTCTCTACGAGTCTTCGGCGATCAACCTCTATCTCGCTGAAAGGGCGGGAAGCGACCTAGCCGGCGCCACGACGCGCGAGCGGTATGAAATCCTTCAGTGGATGTTCTGGTCGGGCGAGCAGTGGCGAATTTTCGCGACGCTCACCTTCGATGAAGTGCTCGGCAAGCGCTTCATGGGCCTGCCCCAGGACGAGGCCATCGTTCAGCTGGCGTTCGCCAAGATCCGGGCCGCGGCCGCCGTGCTGGACGCCCATCTCGCGGACCGACAGTTCATCGTCGGCGATCGGCTGACGCTGGCCGACTTCGACATTGCGGGCCCCTTCTCCCAGAACGAGCGGACCAAAATCCCGCTCAATGAATTCCCCAACCTGGTGGCCTGGCAACAGCGACTGCTGAAGACCGCGCCGAGTTGGGCCGCCACGAAACAGGAGGTCGATGCCCGCATCGACGGCGCGCTCGACGCGGCCGGCATCGCACTGTGA
- a CDS encoding Bug family tripartite tricarboxylate transporter substrate binding protein, with the protein MIILDRRQFAFLTAAAISTLTIGMPPLLADEVKGLELLAPSAPGSGYDQLARSIQAVLQEKKLASGVQVQNVAGGGGTVGLSQFITSRKRAPSILVFGFALVGGIITTKSAVNLDQVVPLARLMGEANVIVVPESSDIETLADLIAKLKANPQAVSWAGGSIGGIDHVMVGLIAKAVGVDPTKVNYVVHAGGGEVLASTLGGHATVGISGFEEFRSQIEAGKLRALAISSGERTPGINVPTLKEGGVDLAIMNWRGLAVHASTSEEEKKSLAEMIAAMVKTEEWKAVLQKRGWVDTYLPPAEFASFLKQEQVRVATALKDVGLTH; encoded by the coding sequence ATGATCATTCTCGATCGCCGCCAGTTTGCCTTTCTCACCGCTGCCGCCATCTCGACGCTGACCATCGGCATGCCGCCGCTTCTCGCCGATGAGGTGAAAGGGCTCGAGCTGCTCGCGCCCAGCGCCCCGGGCAGCGGCTACGACCAGCTCGCGCGCAGCATTCAGGCCGTGCTTCAGGAGAAGAAACTTGCTTCCGGCGTTCAGGTCCAGAACGTTGCCGGCGGCGGCGGCACGGTCGGCCTGTCGCAGTTCATCACCAGCCGCAAGCGCGCGCCGAGCATTCTGGTGTTCGGCTTCGCGCTGGTCGGCGGCATCATCACCACCAAGTCGGCGGTGAATCTCGATCAGGTCGTGCCGCTTGCGCGCCTGATGGGCGAAGCCAATGTCATCGTTGTTCCCGAAAGTTCGGACATCGAGACGCTCGCGGATCTCATCGCCAAGCTGAAGGCCAATCCGCAGGCGGTGTCGTGGGCGGGCGGTTCCATCGGCGGCATCGACCATGTGATGGTGGGCCTGATCGCCAAGGCCGTGGGTGTCGACCCGACGAAGGTCAACTACGTCGTCCATGCCGGCGGTGGCGAAGTGCTCGCCTCCACGCTCGGCGGCCATGCCACCGTGGGCATCAGCGGTTTCGAGGAATTCCGCAGCCAGATCGAGGCAGGCAAACTCCGCGCATTGGCGATCTCGTCAGGCGAGCGCACGCCGGGCATCAATGTCCCTACGCTGAAGGAAGGCGGGGTCGATCTCGCCATCATGAACTGGCGCGGCCTCGCGGTTCATGCGTCCACCTCGGAGGAGGAGAAGAAGTCGCTCGCCGAGATGATCGCTGCGATGGTCAAGACCGAGGAATGGAAGGCGGTACTGCAGAAGCGCGGCTGGGTCGACACCTACCTTCCGCCCGCCGAGTTCGCGAGCTTCCTGAAGCAGGAACAGGTCCGCGTGGCGACGGCGCTCAAAGACGTTGGCCTCACCCATTAG